One window of Candidatus Rokuibacteriota bacterium genomic DNA carries:
- a CDS encoding cation:proton antiporter: protein MIREHDSVIVRTGARMLVPPIQIFALYVVIHGHGSPGGGFQGGLILAASYILIGLTLGRQELRRRAREGVLLALACLGVLVFALTGVATLALGGALLDYTALPFPGGGTAARSLGILVIEIGVAIGVAGTLTLIFCRLAKAGEGEEAP from the coding sequence GAGCACGACAGCGTCATCGTCCGGACCGGCGCCCGCATGCTCGTCCCCCCGATCCAGATCTTCGCCCTCTACGTCGTGATCCACGGGCACGGAAGCCCGGGGGGTGGGTTCCAGGGCGGCCTGATCCTCGCGGCAAGCTACATCCTCATCGGGCTCACGCTTGGCAGGCAGGAGCTCCGCCGCCGGGCCCGTGAAGGGGTCCTGCTCGCCCTCGCCTGCCTCGGCGTGTTGGTGTTCGCCCTGACCGGCGTCGCGACCCTCGCCCTGGGCGGCGCGCTCCTCGACTACACGGCCCTGCCATTCCCGGGGGGCGGAACCGCGGCGCGCTCGCTCGGCATCCTGGTGATCGAGATCGGCGTCGCCATCGGGGTCGCAGGCACGCTCACGCTTATCTTCTGCCGTCTGGCGAAGGCCGGGGAAGGAGAAGAGGCGCCGTGA
- a CDS encoding monovalent cation/H+ antiporter subunit D family protein, which translates to MLLDHLPALLPVVPLSVALALPVAGLVRRGVVYPTAVATGVATTLLALLALQRVLAEGELRYAVGGWPAPWGIELVVDHLSAFVAVAVSGMVALAIVYAAPPRRAPESAGAFYGLVLLFLASLMGIVVTGDLFNLFVFLEVASLSSYALVASGGGRALLAAFRYLLLGTVGASFYLLGVGHLYVLTGTLNMADLAARLPELAGSRVFAVAVGFLVIGLGIKMALFPLHGWLPDAYTYAPPAVTALLAPVTTKVAAYALARVLFSVLGGPETLGRIPLGVLAWAGAVAVVAGGVLALRQSDLRRLLAYSSVSQVGFIALGLGLANQPGLAGAYLHILSHALMKGCLFFVAGAVVVRLGGPALADLRLMRERMPWTTVCLVVAALSMIGIPPTAGFFSKWYLLVGAIEAGQPLLAAVIAGGGLLTAVYMWRVVEHACLARHGDSRSHAGPRAEAPPAMLVALLAAVAGILAVGIWSAPLVARVLLPAASSVG; encoded by the coding sequence ATGCTCCTCGATCACCTCCCGGCCCTCCTGCCGGTCGTCCCCCTCTCCGTCGCCCTGGCACTCCCCGTGGCCGGGCTGGTTCGCCGGGGCGTCGTCTACCCCACGGCCGTCGCCACCGGGGTGGCCACCACCCTGCTGGCCCTCCTCGCCCTCCAGCGCGTCCTCGCGGAGGGAGAACTGCGCTACGCGGTGGGCGGCTGGCCGGCACCCTGGGGGATCGAGCTGGTGGTGGATCACCTGAGCGCCTTCGTCGCCGTTGCGGTCTCGGGAATGGTGGCGCTCGCGATCGTCTACGCCGCCCCGCCCCGCCGGGCGCCCGAGAGCGCGGGAGCGTTCTACGGGCTGGTCCTCCTCTTTCTGGCGAGCCTCATGGGCATCGTCGTGACGGGCGACCTCTTCAACCTCTTCGTCTTCCTCGAGGTGGCCTCGCTGTCGAGCTACGCGCTCGTGGCCTCGGGCGGCGGGCGCGCGCTGCTGGCGGCCTTCCGCTACCTCCTCCTCGGCACCGTGGGCGCCTCCTTCTATCTCCTCGGCGTCGGGCACCTCTACGTCCTGACCGGAACGCTCAACATGGCCGACCTCGCGGCCCGTCTCCCGGAGCTGGCCGGCTCCCGCGTCTTCGCGGTCGCCGTGGGATTCCTCGTCATTGGCCTCGGCATCAAGATGGCGCTCTTCCCGCTCCACGGCTGGCTTCCCGACGCCTACACCTACGCTCCGCCGGCCGTGACGGCGCTCCTGGCGCCGGTGACGACGAAGGTGGCCGCCTACGCGCTCGCCCGGGTCCTCTTCTCGGTGCTCGGGGGCCCTGAGACGCTCGGTCGGATCCCGCTCGGCGTCCTCGCGTGGGCCGGAGCCGTGGCGGTCGTCGCGGGCGGTGTCCTCGCCCTGCGCCAGTCCGACCTGCGGCGGCTCCTGGCTTACTCGAGCGTGAGCCAGGTCGGTTTCATCGCCCTGGGCCTGGGGCTGGCGAACCAGCCGGGACTGGCGGGGGCGTACCTCCACATTCTGAGCCACGCCCTGATGAAGGGCTGCCTCTTCTTTGTCGCCGGGGCGGTCGTGGTGCGGCTCGGCGGTCCGGCCCTCGCCGACCTCCGCCTCATGCGGGAGCGCATGCCCTGGACGACCGTGTGCCTCGTCGTCGCCGCGCTCTCCATGATCGGTATCCCGCCGACGGCGGGCTTCTTCAGCAAGTGGTACCTGCTGGTCGGGGCGATCGAGGCGGGCCAGCCCCTCCTCGCCGCGGTGATCGCGGGGGGCGGGCTCCTCACGGCCGTCTACATGTGGCGCGTCGTCGAGCACGCGTGCCTCGCGCGCCACGGGGACAGCCGCTCGCACGCGGGCCCGCGCGCCGAGGCGCCTCCAGCGATGCTTGTGGCGCTCCTCGCCGCCGTGGCTGGCATCCTAGCCGTTGGGATCTGGAGCGCGCCCCTCGTGGCGCGGGTGCTGCTTCCGGCCGCCTCGAGCGTCGGGTAG
- a CDS encoding cation:proton antiporter subunit C, whose product MITHGNLLKKLIGMNIFQTAVILFFVATSTKRGATLPIVPKDAAGTGAAAAFMNPLPHALMLTAIVVMVATLGVGLAVLIRIYRTYESFEEDVIQARM is encoded by the coding sequence ATGATCACCCACGGCAACCTGCTGAAGAAGCTCATCGGGATGAACATCTTCCAGACCGCCGTCATCCTCTTCTTCGTCGCCACCAGCACCAAGCGGGGCGCCACCCTCCCCATTGTCCCAAAGGACGCGGCCGGGACCGGTGCGGCGGCTGCCTTCATGAACCCGCTCCCCCACGCCCTCATGCTGACCGCCATCGTCGTGATGGTCGCCACGCTCGGGGTGGGCCTGGCCGTGCTGATCCGCATCTACCGGACCTACGAGTCATTCGAAGAGGACGTCATCCAGGCGCGGATGTAA
- a CDS encoding monovalent cation/H+ antiporter subunit D family protein (subunit D of antiporter complex involved in resistance to high concentrations of Na+, K+, Li+ and/or alkali; contains an oxidoreductase domain; catalyzes the transfer of electrons from NADH to ubiquinone) produces MPALALLPSLLAAVLIPLSARRPALREAWSVLAAGLQAALAIALMPAAGRGIVRETMLVELAPGLPLVLRADALGCVFAALSSGLWVLTTVYSIGYVRGLREHAQTRYFCAFALCLFATLGVAFAGNLLTFFLFYEILTIATYPLVIHKETLEAVRAGRMYLAYTLGAGVALFAAVAWTLGLAGTVEFRPGGILDPALPPGTLWSLGALFLLGVGVKAAVMPLHSWLPVAMIAPTPVSALLHAVAVVKAGVFGVVRVVGYVMGPDLLAELGAGRALAWLAAATILGASLLALAQDNLKRLLAFSTVSQLSYVVLGAALGTPSGLAGAIQHIVNHGVSKITLFFCAGAIYVATGKERVSELQGIGRRMPVTMGAFAVASLGIAGVPPAAGFLSKWYLIRGALEAEAWPFVLVLLASSLLNLAYFLPIIVSAFFRPGAEGEAVAEAPGTLVWPLVVTGAAAVWLGVLPDAPLGFWSLASGAAAAILASR; encoded by the coding sequence GTGCCCGCGCTCGCGCTGCTCCCGTCGCTGCTGGCCGCCGTCCTCATCCCGCTCTCGGCCCGGCGCCCCGCCCTCCGAGAGGCCTGGAGTGTCTTGGCGGCAGGGCTCCAAGCGGCGCTGGCCATCGCCTTGATGCCGGCAGCAGGCCGGGGGATCGTGCGCGAGACGATGCTCGTGGAGCTGGCCCCGGGCCTCCCGCTCGTGCTCCGGGCCGACGCCCTCGGGTGCGTCTTCGCGGCGCTCTCCTCCGGGCTCTGGGTGCTTACCACCGTCTACTCGATCGGCTACGTGCGGGGTCTCAGGGAGCACGCGCAGACCCGCTACTTCTGCGCCTTCGCGCTCTGCCTCTTCGCGACGCTCGGCGTGGCCTTCGCGGGAAACCTCCTTACCTTCTTCCTCTTCTACGAGATCCTCACGATCGCGACCTACCCGCTGGTGATCCACAAGGAGACCCTCGAGGCCGTGCGGGCGGGCCGGATGTACCTGGCCTACACGCTGGGCGCGGGGGTGGCGCTGTTCGCGGCCGTCGCCTGGACGCTCGGGCTCGCCGGCACCGTGGAGTTCCGGCCAGGCGGGATCCTGGATCCCGCCCTGCCGCCGGGGACGCTCTGGTCCCTCGGGGCGCTCTTCCTCCTCGGCGTCGGGGTGAAGGCCGCGGTCATGCCGCTTCACTCATGGCTCCCCGTCGCGATGATCGCGCCCACACCCGTCAGCGCCCTCCTTCACGCGGTCGCGGTGGTCAAGGCCGGCGTTTTCGGCGTCGTGCGCGTGGTCGGCTACGTCATGGGGCCAGATCTTCTGGCCGAGCTCGGGGCCGGCCGCGCGCTCGCGTGGCTCGCCGCGGCCACGATCCTGGGCGCCTCCCTCCTGGCCCTCGCCCAGGACAACCTGAAGCGGCTCCTCGCCTTCTCCACGGTGAGCCAGCTCTCGTACGTCGTCCTCGGGGCCGCCCTCGGGACGCCCAGCGGGCTGGCCGGGGCCATCCAGCACATCGTCAACCACGGGGTGAGCAAGATCACCCTCTTCTTCTGCGCCGGGGCCATCTACGTGGCGACGGGCAAGGAACGGGTGAGCGAGTTGCAGGGAATCGGGCGCCGGATGCCCGTGACGATGGGGGCCTTCGCCGTCGCGTCGCTGGGGATCGCGGGGGTGCCGCCGGCAGCCGGCTTCCTATCCAAGTGGTACCTCATCCGGGGGGCGCTTGAGGCGGAAGCCTGGCCGTTCGTCCTGGTGCTGCTGGCAAGCTCACTCCTGAACCTGGCCTACTTCCTGCCGATCATCGTCAGCGCGTTCTTCCGTCCCGGCGCCGAGGGCGAGGCGGTGGCGGAGGCGCCGGGCACCCTCGTGTGGCCGCTGGTCGTCACCGGCGCCGCCGCGGTGTGGCTGGGGGTCCTGCCGGACGCCCCGCTCGGGTTCTGGAGCCTGGCCTCCGGCGCCGCGGCGGCGATCCTCGCCTCGCGGTGA